A DNA window from Ipomoea triloba cultivar NCNSP0323 chromosome 10, ASM357664v1 contains the following coding sequences:
- the LOC116033455 gene encoding WAT1-related protein At1g25270-like codes for MNAKKKRPKLTWTILFLAFLCGLFGGSLGQNLYLKSLSYTSATYATAIFNLIPGITFIVAVILGLEKLGLNTAAGKGKALGTMFGIGGAMLLTFYQGPELHLWSTNIHLLHKTPPSKVVKTNYFLGTVIALAGCLCYSCWLILQAKAAERYPCAYSFTALMMSMGTVQSFVYSVCTVRDWNEWKLGWNVRLFVVAYAGIVGSGLMFSLIAWCVRKKGPVFVSIFNPLMLIMVAIAGSLFLDEKIHLGTLLGGGLIVIGVYVVLWGKGKEVEVSQLIRENLSYHFTNLHLEIHAC; via the exons AAAAAAGAGGCCCAAGCTAACATGGACTATTCTGTTTCTGGCATTTCTCTGTGGACTGTTTGG AGGATCACTAGGGCAGAATTTGTATTTGAAGAGCTTGTCATATACTTCTGCAACCTATGCCACTGCCATATTTAATCTCATCCCTGGCATTACCTTCATTGTTGCGGTTATACTTGG GTTGGAGAAGTTGGGTTTGAACACAGCAGCAGGCAAAGGAAAGGCGTTGGGGACAATGTTTGGCATTGGCGGGGCGATGCTCCTCACCTTTTACCAAGGACCGGAACTTCATTTATGGAGTACTAATATTCACCTACTGCATAAAACACCACCAAGCAAGGTCGTAAAAACCAATTATTTCTTGGGCACAGTTATAGCCTTGGCAGGATGTCTGTGCTATTCCTGCTGGTTGATTCTTCAG GCTAAAGCAGCTGAGCGATATCCATGTGCATACTCATTTACTGCTCTAATGATGTCGATGGGAACAGTTCAATCGTTTGTGTATTCAGTTTGTACGGTAAGGGACTGGAACGAGTGGAAGTTGGGATGGAATGTCCGACTCTTTGTGGTTGCATACGCT GGGATTGTCGGTTCTGGATTGATGTTCTCTCTGATTGCATGGTGTGTACGCAAGAAAGGTCCGGTATTCGTCTCGATCTTCAATCCGTTAATGCTGATCATGGTGGCAATAGCAGGATCTTTGTTCTTGGATGAGAAGATACACTTGGGAAC TTTGCTTGGAGGGGGACTAATTGTGATAGGAGTTTACGTTGTATTGTGGGGGAAAGGGAAAGAGGTAGAAGTGAGCCAATTG